GTAACGTGTTTATGGCTAACTAACTGGCGTGCACCAGAACGGGTTGTTGAAATACCTAAACGGTAAACTGTGTTATCTAAACGCGCTTCTAATAACTGAAGTAAGTTATCACCGGTAATACCAGCACGTGAAGATGCTTTTTTAAACAAGTTACTGAATTGTTTTTCTAATACACCATAAGTATATTTTACTTTTTGTTTCTCCATTAACTGGATAGCATATTCAGATTGTTTTCCTCTTCTTTTTGATGAGCCATGTTGCCCAGGAGGATAATTTTTTCTGTCTAACACTTTATCAGGACCGAAGATTGGTTCTCTGAATTTACGTGCAATTTTTGATTTTGGGCCTGTATATCTTGCCATTTTTTTCTGTTTTAAAGTATCATCCAGCCTGTAACTGGAGATTCTTAGCTTTAAAATTAATTAAACTCTTCTCTTTTTAGGAGGACGACATCCGTTGTGAGGAAGTGGAGTAATATCTTTAATAGACGTTACTTCGATACCTGCTACTTGCAAAGTTCTGATTGCAGACTCACGACCTGAACCCGGACCTTTTACAAATACTTCAACTTTACGTAAACCTAAATCAAACGCAACTTTACCGCAATCTGAAGCTGCTTGACCAGCTGCGTACGGCGTGTTCTTTTTAGAACCTTTAAAGCCCATTTTACCAGCAGAAGACCATGAAATAGTCTGTCCGTTGTTGTTTGTTAAGGTAACGATGATGTTGTTGAAGGTAGCATTGATGTGGGCCTGACCAACAGGCTCAATTACAACGATACGTTTTTTTGTTACTTTTTTACTTTTAGCCATTTTATCTTTTAGATTCTAGATATGAGACTTGAGATATGAGACTTTCTCTACCCCGATACTCAGTACCCTAATTTTCTCTTTTATTCCAGATTTGAGCAGATTTTAAAGACATGGTACTCATATCTAAAATCTCACATCTCATATCTATCAATTTCTATTTAGTAGCTTTTTTCTTGTTAGCAACTGTTTTTCTCTTACCCTTACGAGTACGTGAGTTATTTTTAGTACGCTGACCACGAGAAGGTAAACCTTTTCTGTGACGTAAACCGCGGTAACAACCGATATCCATTAAACGTTTGATGTTTAACTGAACCTCTGAGCGTAAAGCACCTTCTACTTTAATCTCATCGTTAATCATTGTACGGATTGCTGATAACTCATCATCAGACCAGTCTTGTACTTTTTTGTTCAAATCGATTCCTGCAGTAGTTAAAATACGTTGTGCAGTTGTTCTACCAATACCATAGATATAGGTTAAACCAATCTCTCCTCTTTTGTTTCTTGGTAAATCAATACCTGAAATCCTTGCCATATTTATTGATGTTTTGAAGTAATTCCGAACGGCGGGCCACCGTTGTGCGGTTGATTACAATATTCTTAATTACCCCTGACGTTGCTTGTATTTAGGATTTTTCTTGTTGATTACGTAAAGTTTTCCTTTACGGCGAATAATCTTACAATCAGCGCTACGTTTTTTAATTGATGATCTAACTTTCATTTTATTTGTATCTATAAGTAATGCGTCCTTTTGTTAAATCATAAGGAGACATTTCCAATTTAACTTTATCTCCAGGAAGGATTTTGATGTAGTGCATCCGCATCTTTCCTGAAATATGCGCAATAATCTCATGCCCGTTCTCGAGTTCTACCCGGAACATCGCATTGGATAATGCTTCTCTTATTACTCCGTCTTGTTCAATTGAGGCTTGTTTAGCCATATTTTATTGATTGTTACTTAATTAGCTGCTTCTAAACAGGGTTGCAAAATTAAATAAAAAATTTTAATTATTTATTTTTTTTGTTGTAAAACTTCTTCTATTATAGAAAACGTTGATAAAACATCTGCTTTGCCCTTTTTTACGGCTACTGTGTGTTCAAAATGTGCCGATGGTTTATTGTCTTTACTCGTTACCGTCCATCCATCGTTATGGAATTTAACACCGCCTACGCCTGCATTGATCATGGGTTCTATCGCAATTACCATTCCTTCTTCAAGTTTTGGTCCTGCACCACGCTTCCCATAATTCGGAACTTCCGGTTTCTCGTGAAGTTTTATACCAACACCATGTCCTACGAGCTCTCTTACTACGCCAAATCCATTAGCTTCTGCATATTGCTGAACAGCGAAACCGATATCTCCAATACGCATACCAACAACAGCTTTTTCTATACCCAACTCCAGGCAACGTTTAGTAACCTCAACCAATTTCTGTTTTTCTGCATCTATTTCCCCGATAGAGAAAGTGTAGGCCGAATCGCCGAAATAATTGTTTTTAATCACGCCACAATCAACTGAAATCAGATCCCCTCCTGGATTACGTACTCGCTTGGAAAACCGTGAACAACTTGCTCATTTGGCGAAATACATAAAGAATTAGGGAAACCATTATAGTTTAAAAATGCCGGTATCGCTCCGTGATCACTTATAAACTCATAGGCTAGTTTATCTAACTGAATAGTAGTCATGCCTGCTTTTATCACCTTGGCCACTTCGGCTAAAGTTTTAGAAACAAGCATGGAACTTTCTCTTATTAACTCGATCTCCTCTAGAGATTTGTAATAAATTTTAGACATCCGTTACACTACAACGCTGCATTGCTACTTGCAGCAGGAACACCTGTTCTGCCAGTAACTCTACCCGTTTTCATCAAACCATCATAATGGCGCATCAATAAATAACTTTCGATCTGTTGCAAAGTATCCAATACAACACCAACTAAAATCAATAAAGAAGTACCACCGAAGAAGTGCGCAAACTCTTGTTTAATACCAAACTTAACAGCTAATGAAGGTAAAATAGCAATGATCGCTAAAAATACTGCACCTGGGAAAGTGATTTTAGAGATTACATCATCAATAAAAGTTGATGTTGCAAAACCCGGCTTAATACCTGGGATAAAACCACCGTTTTTCTTCATATCGTCGCTCATTTGAGTTGGATTAACTGTAATTGCAGTATAGAAGAAAGTAAATGCGATAATTAAAAACGCGAATGTTAAGCTATAAGCCAACGAAGTTGTATTGCTGAACTGGATTAACCAAGAACCTTGTAATGAAGGAACAAACTGCATTAAAGCACCTGGAATAAACATTAACGCCTGAGCAAAAATAATCGGCATAACACCAGCAGCATTAACCTTTAAAGGAATGTACTGGCGAACACCACCAAACTGACGGTTACCAACAATTTTTTTAGCGTATTGTACAGGCACCTTACGTACACCTTGAACAATTAAAATGGTAAACATTACCACAGCAAATAAGGCAACGATCTCTAAAACCAAAGCAACCGGGCCTCCACCTTCACTGGCAGAACCTACACGGGCGCTAAACTCTTGAGAAATTGCAACTGGTAAACGGGCAATAATACCAACCATGATGATTAGTGATGTACCGTTACCAATACCTTTATCCGTAATTTTTTCACCTAACCACATTACAAATAATGTACCTGCCGTTAATACAAACGTAGATAATACTAAAAATAAAGTGTTTGGTAATAAAATAGCTTCTGCCGGAACCTGCGTTTTAACGTAACCAACAGATTGAACGATTGTGATCGCTACCGTTAGGTAACGGGTAATCTGGTTCATTTTTTTTCTACCACTTTCGCCCTCTTTCTGCATTTTTTGGAAAGAAGGAACAGCAATACCCAATAGTTGCACCACAATCGATGCAGAGATATAAGGCATTACCCCAACGCTAAAATAGACACACGAGAGAAAGAACCTCCGGCAAACATATCTAGTAAGCCTAAGATTCCTGATTTTTCGTTATTGCCTAAAGCAGTTGGATCCACACCTGGTAAAACCACGTGAGATACGAAACGGTATACCAAAAGAATTAAGAGCGTAAACAATATACGCTCTTTTAATTCCTGAATTTTCCAGATATTACTTAAAGTAGTAAATAGCTTCTTCATTTAATAATTACAATTTTACAATAGAACCACCTGCAGCTTCAATAGCTTTTTGTGCGGTTGCAGAGAACGCATGTGCTGTAATTTCTAGCTTTGCTTTAACTTCACCACGACCCAAAATTTTAACTAAGTCGTTTTTAGAAGCTAAACCATGTGCTTGTAAAGCAGCGAAATCGATAGTTGTTAAGCTGTGTTTTTCAGCTAAAGCTTGTAAAACATCTAAGTTTACACCAACATATTCTGTACGGTTAATTGGCTTGAAACCAACTTTAGGCACACGACGTTGTAAAGGCATTTGACCACCTTCAAAACCGATTTTGGTTTTGTGACCTGAACGAGAACCCGCACCTTTGTGACCACGGGTTGAAGTACCGCCACGACCAGAACCTGTACCACGACCAATTCTTTTGCTGTTTTTTGTAGAACCTACTGCAGGTTTTAAATTACTTAAATTCATTTTTTTGAATTTGTGTTGCCCTTCGCTTTCACTAAACAGGTACAACGATTAAACATATATAAAGGTAGTACCGGCTTTTACCCATACTACCTTTAAAACTTTTACTAGATTGCTTCGATTGCTACCAAATGATTCACTTTGCGAACCATACCGATAATTTGTGGAGTAGCTTCAACCTCAACACTTTGGTTCATTTTAGATAAACCCAAAGCCT
The nucleotide sequence above comes from Pedobacter riviphilus. Encoded proteins:
- the rpmJ gene encoding 50S ribosomal protein L36, whose product is MKVRSSIKKRSADCKIIRRKGKLYVINKKNPKYKQRQG
- the rpsM gene encoding 30S ribosomal protein S13, with product MARISGIDLPRNKRGEIGLTYIYGIGRTTAQRILTTAGIDLNKKVQDWSDDELSAIRTMINDEIKVEGALRSEVQLNIKRLMDIGCYRGLRHRKGLPSRGQRTKNNSRTRKGKRKTVANKKKATK
- the infA gene encoding translation initiation factor IF-1, whose protein sequence is MAKQASIEQDGVIREALSNAMFRVELENGHEIIAHISGKMRMHYIKILPGDKVKLEMSPYDLTKGRITYRYK
- the rpmD gene encoding 50S ribosomal protein L30, yielding MAKIKITQVKSVIDRSERQKRTVQALGLSKMNQSVEVEATPQIIGMVRKVNHLVAIEAI
- the rplO gene encoding 50S ribosomal protein L15 → MNLSNLKPAVGSTKNSKRIGRGTGSGRGGTSTRGHKGAGSRSGHKTKIGFEGGQMPLQRRVPKVGFKPINRTEYVGVNLDVLQALAEKHSLTTIDFAALQAHGLASKNDLVKILGRGEVKAKLEITAHAFSATAQKAIEAAGGSIVKL
- the rpsK gene encoding 30S ribosomal protein S11, with the protein product MAKSKKVTKKRIVVIEPVGQAHINATFNNIIVTLTNNNGQTISWSSAGKMGFKGSKKNTPYAAGQAASDCGKVAFDLGLRKVEVFVKGPGSGRESAIRTLQVAGIEVTSIKDITPLPHNGCRPPKKRRV
- the rpsD gene encoding 30S ribosomal protein S4 → MARYTGPKSKIARKFREPIFGPDKVLDRKNYPPGQHGSSKRRGKQSEYAIQLMEKQKVKYTYGVLEKQFSNLFKKASSRAGITGDNLLQLLEARLDNTVYRLGISTTRSGARQLVSHKHVTVNGEVVNIPSYQLKAGDVVAVREKSKSLESISNSVAGRTINKFAWLEWNASELTGKFLTYPQRDEIPENIKENLIIELYSK